A region from the Hydra vulgaris chromosome 08, alternate assembly HydraT2T_AEP genome encodes:
- the LOC136083296 gene encoding muscarinic acetylcholine receptor M4-like isoform X2, giving the protein MRANISSNFCCNFLNITEKTNTSLDGKETFKSTANTLAVIIIATVGALSLITVTGNFLIALIYCSNKRIRSLSNITLFSLAITDMMIGFFPMNINILETALGYWPFGETMCIISLIFDHVSVQTSTFFIVLINFDRYYSIKRPIIHRMNKNKLTILVKLFCGLIFAILLWTPYIYFNQFLVRKLNASQTCYKQFAHNNIMSKKYFSVAVSVFGFLLPMFLVFLVYIKMFLMIKDATFATIRANSEAFKTTAKTLRCYSMSSVSNPVEFDIKVKKKKISFLKKRKLVIKRKKFVQTTGLIVLMFVVTGLPLNVQRLFVSACPICYHDLFFEISKFMTYINSAINPFLYALGNLSFRKQMKKAILNFIRHAHWKFN; this is encoded by the coding sequence atgagagctaatatttcttcaaacttctgttgcaattttttaaatattactgaAAAAACGAACACTTCATTAGACGGCAAGGAAACTTTTAAGTCTACTGCAAACACACTCGCTGTAATCATAATAGCGACAGTAGGAGCACTAAGCTTAATAACAGTAACCGGTAATTTTCTTATTGCATTAATATACTGCAGTAATAAACGAATTCGAAGTCTttcaaatataactttattttcacTGGCGATTACAGATATGATGATTGGATTTTTTccgatgaatataaatattcTCGAAACAGCGTTAGGGTATTGGCCTTTTGGAGAAACTATGTGCATTATCTCCTTAATATTTGATCACGTATCTGTTCAGACTTCAACTTTCTTTATTGTTCTAATTAATTTTGATCGCTATTACTCTATCAAACGTCCAATAATACATcgaatgaataaaaacaaattaaccaTTTTAGTAAAACTGTTTTGTGGTTTGATTTTTGCCATATTATTGTGGACTccctatatatattttaatcaattCTTGGTGAGAAAATTGAATGCTTCTCAAACATGTTACAAACAATTTGCTCATAACAATATTATGAGCAAGAAGTACTTTTCTGTCGCAGTTTCTGTATTTGGCTTCTTGTTACCTATGTTTTTAGtctttttagtatatataaaaatgtttctgaTGATAAAAGATGCCACATTTGCTACTATAAGAGCTAACTCCGAGGCTTTTAAAACTACTGCAAAGACACTGCGATGTTATTCTATGTCATCCGTTTCGAACCCAGTTGAATTTGatataaaagtgaaaaaaaagaagataagctTTTTAAAGAAACGAAAATTGGTAATTAAgcgaaaaaaatttgttcaaacaactggacttattgttttaatgtttgttGTTACAGGATTGCCTTTAAACGTACAACGGCTTTTTGTTTCCGCGTGTCCGATATGTTACCATGacttattttttgagatttctaAATTTATGACTTACATTAACTCCGCAATAAACCCATTTCTTTACGCGCTGGGAAATTTGAGTTTTCGTAAACAGATGAAAAAAGCAATACTTAATTTTATACGTCATGCACATTGGAAATTTAATTAA